The Leifsonia poae region ACCTGCCAAAGCCATTTGGCTCATGATCCGAAGCCGAAGGAGACCGTGCCATGACTCAAGACTCCCCGACGGAATCCCCCGGTGTTTCCCGCCGCACGTTCCTCGGCGCCGGCGCGGCGACCGGCGTCGTGGCCTATCTGACACTGATTGCGCCACGCGCCGAAGCGGCCCCCGCATCCCCGCCGATCCTGACGTCGGAAAGCACACCCCCGCAGCGGGTGCACCGCACGCTCCTCGGTCTGCTTTGACCTCCTCGCCCTCGCGGATCCGCCGACAGAAATGAGACGATGATGACTTCAACGATCTACGACGTGACGACCTGGACGATTCCAGGAAGCCCTGCAACGACCGCTTTCACCGACATCGGTGCGATCGTCAACAGCATCATCGCGGACATCAAGATCAATCAGCCGAGTCAGGCGTCGAAACCCGGCGCCGTGATCTACATCCCGCCGGGAGACTACTCACTCAAGACGCGCATCGTGATCGACATCAGCTATCTGCAGATCAAGGGTTCGGGTCACGGATTCACCTCGTCGAGCATCCGGTACAACGCCGGCGACACCTCATCGTGGTACGAGATCTGGCCGGGTGGGAGCAGGGTCAGAGTCGAGAACACCGACGGCAACTCGGAGGCGATCCTCATCAACCGCGGCGGGCTCCCCGGCTGAGTTCGATCGAGCTCATCGACTTCTGTCTGGATGGCGTGTCTTTCACCCCCAACCAGAACAGCTACCGCAACGGCAAAATCGGTATCCGCTCGACCTCCGCCACCGACTCGCTCCGAATCGTCGGAATGGGGCTCGTGTACCTGGAGCGAGGCATCGTCCTCACCGACGTCGACGCTCTGCAGATCACCAATGACTTCATCTGCGAATGCGGCAGCTGCATCGAACTCGTCGGGTCGGGTCAGGCGAGCATGGTGAACGACAACCTGATCGGTGCCGGACCGGCCGGCTTCTCGCTCTTCGCCGAAGACCATTTCGGGCTGATCGTGTCGGGCAACAACATCTTCCCTCGCGGCGCTAGCTCGGTTCATCTCAAGAACGCCACCAACAACACCATCACGGCGAATCGCTTGCACGCGTTCTACTCGGGAATGATCACGATGGAGGGCGCCTGCCACAACAACCTCATCTCTTCGAACCACTTCCTGCGGAACCGGGAGTCGTTCCCCGCGTTCCAGTCCGTTCCCAACCCCCAGGATGACCTCTTCGGACTGGTGCAACTCAACGGCAGCGGCAACACCGTGGTCGGCAACCATTTTTCATTCGATGTCCCCACAGAGAACATCGTCCCGTCGGGCGTCAAGCCCACGATGGTGCTGGTGAAGTCAGGCGCCAACAACTATGTCGCGACCAATCACCACATCGCCAACGTCGATGTGACCGCGGTCGTGCTCGATGGCAGCACCGTCAACACCAAGGTCCTCGATTGCGGATCCGCTGGCGAGTTCACGGCGCTTCCTGGCGCAACCTTCGGGTTCCGCCCGACACCGTAGCTCGCGTCGTCGAGCGCCGCCGCATCCGACGAAGACGCCAGGGAGACGAAAGCATCATGTCCACTCACCGTGTCACCGTTCTCAAAACACGTCTGACGATGTGTCTGGTTTCCGCTCTCGCAATCGCGGGACTCACCACCGTGCTCGCTCCTGCTGCCCCGCCTGCCACGGCGGGAGCAGCGGTCGACTATCCGGAATACCCCTACGCTGCGACGGACTACACAGAACCGTTTCGCGGACAGTTCCATTTCAGTCCGCAGAACGGCTTCATGAACGACATCAATGCTCCGCTCTACTACCGCGGCGTGTACCACATGTTCTACCAGCACAACCCTCACGGTCTTGACTGGGACACGATTCACTGGGGCCACGCCACGAGCACCGATCTCGTGCATTGGGTGCAGCATCCGATCGCTCTCGAACCCGGCGTGCACACCGGCAATCTCTGGTCGGGCTCGGGCTGGGTCGATGTGAACAACGTAACCGGACTGAAATCCGGCGACGACGATCCGATCCTGTTGTTCACGAACACGGAGGGCGTCAGCATCGCGTATTCGACCGATGGCGCGAAGACCTTCCGCATGTACAACGGCGGCACCAAAGTGGTCACCAACACGATTGAGAGCCGCGATCCGAAGGTGCAATGGGATCCGACGAACAATCGCTGGGAGAT contains the following coding sequences:
- a CDS encoding NosD domain-containing protein, with the protein product MSFTPNQNSYRNGKIGIRSTSATDSLRIVGMGLVYLERGIVLTDVDALQITNDFICECGSCIELVGSGQASMVNDNLIGAGPAGFSLFAEDHFGLIVSGNNIFPRGASSVHLKNATNNTITANRLHAFYSGMITMEGACHNNLISSNHFLRNRESFPAFQSVPNPQDDLFGLVQLNGSGNTVVGNHFSFDVPTENIVPSGVKPTMVLVKSGANNYVATNHHIANVDVTAVVLDGSTVNTKVLDCGSAGEFTALPGATFGFRPTP
- a CDS encoding twin-arginine translocation signal domain-containing protein, with protein sequence MTQDSPTESPGVSRRTFLGAGAATGVVAYLTLIAPRAEAAPASPPILTSESTPPQRVHRTLLGLL